The genomic segment AACAATACATGAACAATATCGAATTGCCAGAAGCAAAACTGGCTGATTATTTTGTAAACGATTTGAATGTTTCTTTTGAAATTAAACCAAAATCGATTTTCAAATCAATTATGATAACTGGTTTGGTAAATAATATTCTGGATAAAAAATATGTTTCAAACGGAGCTATGTGGGATATTTATCCATACTATTATCCGCAGGCAGGAATTAATTTCTTAGCCGGATTAACATTAAAATTCTAAAATAAAAAAGCCTGAAAATTTAAACTTTCAGGCTTTTTTATTTTAATTGTAAACGTGAATCACAGTTCCGGTTACTTGTACTCGATATTGTTTTAAAGGATATTCTTTATTTCCCAGTCCGGTAAATAAACTATAAGAAGTTTTATCGCAAGAACAAACCGCATTTATACCATCAACAGTCATTGCCACGCAAGAGCTTATTTCCTGATTTGGGCAGGCAGCATCATAAGCATTATAGGTGTTTCCTGCATTAAAAATAATAATTCCCTTAGCTCCGTAATTAGGAACAATAACGCCGTTACTTACAAATTTTAAATTAGAATAAGCCGGCAGATTCATATCTACAGACAAATTAACATTGTAATTAGGAATGTAAGGATTGTTATTACTGCGTTCACCGTCTCCACAAGAGAAAAAAACAGAAACTACGAGGATTAAGAGCCAGAATTTTTTCATTATTTTAATAAGAATTAGTTAAACAAAAATAATTTATTTAGATTTGATTTTTATATGATTAACATATAATTATGTACTATTAAAAATAATAGTATATTTGTAATACAAAATCCCGTCCCGATGGGATTTTTTCTATTTATGTAAACGATGAAGTTATGAGTAAAGTATCTTATTACACCGCTGAAGGGTTAAAAAAGTTAAAAGATGAATTGGAGCATTTAAAGAGTGTAATGCGTCCAAAGGCATCTCAAGATATAGCAGACGCAAGAGATAAAGGCGATTTGTCTGAAAATGCCGAATATGATGCTGCAAAAGAAGCGCAGGGTTTATTAGAAATGAGAATTGCTAAACTTGAAGAGGTTTATGCAAACGCAAGATTAATTGACGAATCGCAATTAGATGTTTCTAAAGTTTTGGTTCTTTCTAATGTAAAGATTAAAAACCAAAGCAACGGAATGGAAATGAAATATACACTTGTTGCAGAAAGTGAAGCCGATTTGAAAACTGGAAAAATTTCGGTAACATCTCCTATTGGTAAAGGATTACTAGGAAAATCTGTTGGTGAAGTTGCAGAAATTACAGTACCTAACGGAACTTTAAAATTTGAAATTCTTGAAATAACAAGAGAGTAAATTTTCTATAGTTTAATCGGTTAATTGTTTAACCGTTAAATCGATTAAACGATTAAACAAATAAACGAATAAATCATGAGTTCAATATTTACTAAAATAGTAAACGGAGAAATTCCGGCATATAAAATTGCTGAAGATGAGAATTTTTTAGCATTTTTAGATGTAAATCCAAACGCTAAGGGACACACGCTTTGTATTCCGAAACAAGAAATCGATAAGATTTTTGATATGGATGAAGAACTGTATCTGGGTTTGATGAAATTCTCAAAAAAGATTGCTGCAGCTCTTGAAAAAACAGTTCCTTGCAAAAGAATCGGAATTGCAGTTGTAGGTCTTGAAGTTCCTCATGCACATGTACATTTGATTCCTTTAAACCACATGGATGAAATGCGTTTTCAAAACAAAGTTTCATTGACAAAAGAAGAATTTGAATCTTTAGCAAAAGATATTCAGTCTAATCTTTAAGAGATAAAAAAAATAAAAACACCAATTCAAAACTTGAGTTGGTGTTTTTTTATGCAGAAATTTTAAGCAGGATCAACAATTTTATAGCTGATTTGAAAAGTAGTTCCTTTTCCAATTTCAGAATGAAGAACCTTAATATTTCCGTTGTGGTACTCTTCGACAATTCGTTTCGTTAAAGAAAGTCCCAATCCCCAGCCGCGTTTTTTGGTTGTAAAGCCGGGTTCAAAAATAGTTTTAAATTGTTTTTTAGAAATGCCGCTTCCGGAATCCTTCACATTTATTTTTACATGATGCGAATCCTGCTCAATCTGAA from the Flavobacterium sp. genome contains:
- the greA gene encoding transcription elongation factor GreA, giving the protein MSKVSYYTAEGLKKLKDELEHLKSVMRPKASQDIADARDKGDLSENAEYDAAKEAQGLLEMRIAKLEEVYANARLIDESQLDVSKVLVLSNVKIKNQSNGMEMKYTLVAESEADLKTGKISVTSPIGKGLLGKSVGEVAEITVPNGTLKFEILEITRE
- a CDS encoding HIT family protein encodes the protein MSSIFTKIVNGEIPAYKIAEDENFLAFLDVNPNAKGHTLCIPKQEIDKIFDMDEELYLGLMKFSKKIAAALEKTVPCKRIGIAVVGLEVPHAHVHLIPLNHMDEMRFQNKVSLTKEEFESLAKDIQSNL